The window AAGGCAGTACGCCGGGACGTCAGGCGGGGCGGTGCCGGAGAAGATCTGGGGCGCCCTGCCCAAAGGTGTGGAGCTGTACCACCTGAAGCCGGACGGCAGCATCGAACTGGCGGACCGTGAGGGCAGCCGGCCGCTGGGGGCCGGGCACGCCCTGCTCCGCTTCATCGACGACGGGCAGTTCGCCCACTACCTGATAGGCGACGCGGGCACGTCGCCCGAGCGTCCCTCGAACGCCACCGTCAAGCTCGGCGTCGTGGGCCCGCGCAGCGCCTTCACCCCGCACGCCCACGGCGGGGAGCACTTCGTCCTCAGCCTGGGCCATGCCGCGTGCGGCCTCCACGACGAGCACCGCGACCGGGTCACCGAAGTCCCCCTGGCACCGGGGATGCTGATACGTATCCCCGAGATGATGCCCCACTCCTTCGCCAACAGGGGCACCGGTCCGCTGACGATCCTCGCGGCCAACTCCGGTTACGG is drawn from Streptomyces sp. NBC_00178 and contains these coding sequences:
- a CDS encoding cupin domain-containing protein gives rise to the protein MSGRQYAGTSGGAVPEKIWGALPKGVELYHLKPDGSIELADREGSRPLGAGHALLRFIDDGQFAHYLIGDAGTSPERPSNATVKLGVVGPRSAFTPHAHGGEHFVLSLGHAACGLHDEHRDRVTEVPLAPGMLIRIPEMMPHSFANRGTGPLTILAANSGYGIDHEDYAVTAEEAERRAGAGTAAGGPTVATPAEYRALATALRGIEHMQRERGIPVTTVRERLAARLRRVATALEARR